The DNA segment TTGTATCCGACATCGGAACGCAGGTGTTGCACCTCACCGGTGAGGGCTTCAATCTGTTGTAAGTCGGCCAGGTAGCGTGAGATCATCCGTCCAACGATCTGCAGAATCCGTTTGTGCTCTTCAGTGAAATAATAACTGCGGAAACTGTTGAGGCAGATCACCGCCAACACCTTGTCTTCACTGATGACCGGAACGGCCAGCTCGCTCTTGATGTTGTTGGCCAGATCGAGATAAAACCCTCCCTGATCCTTGATGTCGTCGGTGTTGACAATCAGCTGAGTATGGCTGCTGTGGGCGGCATATCCGGTCAGGCTACGCTGGTCCGGCGGCAGTTCATAGCCGCCGATGCGGATCGGCGGGATATTTTTTTTGCGCCATTCCTTGCTCTTGGCTCCAATCAGCGTGTCAGAGGCATCCTCCACCACCAGCCAGCGACCATCCTCCTGTTCACGCACCACGGCAATACTGCCGGTGTCCGCTCCAATCAGCTCCGTGGCTTTAGACAGCACCCGGCTGAGAAACGGCTGCAGGCCTTCGAAGCGCTCCTGCAGGAGGTCATTGATTTCCGCCAGCACCTGAATTTCCATGTGCTCACCGCCGATCTCTTGGATGACCCGTTCCGCCATCTCAGCATGTGCTTCAAGCAGGCGCTGTTCAAATTCATTGAAGGTGTAGCTTTTATCCGTGTAGTAGTTGACTACGCACAGAATTCGTTTGGTGCTGGCTTCGTAGCGCGGAACGACATACAGCGATTGCAGGCCCAATTGCTCGGTCAGATAACGTTTTTGCAGATCTTCAGATTGAAGATTCGGGATGTACATGGGTTCCAGAAAGCGGTCATCGATAATGATGCCGTTATCGGCAATATAGCGCGATAACAGAGATTCCCCTTTGCTCAGGCTGATGAGTTGTTCATCTTCATACACTTTGCGGTCGTCGCGCTCCTGTGAGTAGGAGGCGAGAATCTGCAATCCTTCCTCATCGCTATCAGCACTTTTGGGCGATGGGATCAGCACCGAAGCCAGCGATAGGTTGTCGACCAGGCGTACGGCTGATTTCATCATGGAGAACGCTGCCTCGCGTTTTTTCTGTTGATCCACCTGGCGGGCGAGAAGCAGTTGCTGGTGATATTTGCGCGCCTGGTCAAGTGTGGTGGCCACCTGGGTCATGAAGGCAACCAGATCGCGTCGCTGCTGGTCTGTGGGCAATTGATGGCGACCGCTGTCGACACACAAAACACCCATGGCGCGGTTTTCCCGCAGAATCGGTAGCATGTAACTTGACGCGATCTGAAAACGGCTTTCCAGCTCACAGTTGTAGCGGCGACTCAATGTTGTATCTTCAAGTGAGGTCTCCTCCTGACTGGCATAGACGCTCGATATAGGGTATGAGCTGCTGTTAATTGGAAAGCTGTAGTTTTGCAATTCCTCATTGTTTAAGCCAGTGGCCATGGCGCATGACAGACTGCCGCTGGTCAGGTCTTCAAGGTAGATGCGGCAACGGTTCTGCTGGGTGAGTCGGTTGCTGGTTTCAGCGATGACATGGAGAATCTCTTCGAGGTTCTCCTTGCCGTAACTGTTGATTTTATGGATATCTGCACTGTAGCCGAGGCCTGAAGAAGTCATGGGCGATCCGGTTGTTAAGAGAGTGTAGTTAATTGTGTACTAAATAGAGTATAGAGAAGTCAGGACAACAAAGTCAAAACGAATATAGTCGGGGTATTGTCATTGGAAGCTGTTATGAAAACGCATTGCCAATTGACGGACGATCCGTTAAATTAACACCAATTTTTTATGAATATGTTGTGAGGAATAATGAGTCCCTATGATGAATTGCGTGACCTGGCAAAAACGGTCAACTGCCCCTGTGGCTATTCGTGCCTGAAAAAGGGCTATTGTTGCAGTGCTGTTTCCGAACGCGTGATTGACGGGCGGATTGTTGCGATTCAGGCGGGAAAACAATCGCATGAAGTAAATTGCGGCTATTACATTGATTTTGGTGGCGGCTGCTATTGCAGTTGTCCGCTGCATGTTGAGATGGTGCGGCGCGGGTTGATGAAAAGTCTGCCAGCCAGCAAAGCGGTTAAAGAAGGCGGGTCTCAAACAGATAATGACGAGGATGCCACCCCGTAAGCTGATCCGTGACCTGATCGCCGGCTTTCCCTGCGACATCCCGTTGCAGAACCAGCCAGATTTTTCCCTGCCAATGTGACCACTCTCCTTGAGCTGTCGCTGTTCCCTGAGATGATGCTTTTATCCCGGTGATGATATAACCCTGTCCATTGCCTTGTTGTGTATGCTGGACCAGAGCATAGCTTTCATTGGCGGCCAGTCCGGTCGCCGTCAAACGAAATCTTCCCTTGTCGGGTTGATAGGTGATTTCAGCCGAGCCAAGTTCAGGTTGTTCCACCCAGCTGCCGGGATGCTTGGCGACCAGCCGCAGCGTTTCTGCTGCAACCGGGGTCACCAGCAGCCAGCCTACCAGGATGAGTAGGGGGATTATCCAAACCTTACTGCTCTTCACGACGTTTTCCCTGACGCTTCTTCCACCACATTGGCAACAGAGACAGAGCCACCACCAGGATGATGCCGATGATGAATTCTTTGGAAACCTGCCCCTTGATCAATTCTCCCAGAGAACTCGATAATGAAATAAAGGCGATGGTTGCCGGTAGCATGCAGATAAATGAGGTGAGGGCGTAATGGCTGAAGCGGATATTGGTCAAGCCGAACGCGTAATTGAGCAGGTTGAAAGGAAACAGTGGTATCAGTCGGGTAAAAGCCACCACTTTCCAGCCGTTGCGTGCCACATCTTCATCGAGCTTTTGCCAGCGCGGTGCAGTGAGTTTGCTTCGAATCCAATCGCGGCCGAGGTAGCGGGCGACAAGAAAGGCCACACAGGCTCCGGCCGTTGCGCCGGTGATGGTATAGACCACCCCCCAGAATGGACCAAACAGGATGCCGCCAAGGATAGTCAGGGGCAGTCCGGGAAGAAACAGGGCTGGCGCTGCGGTGTATAACACCATAAAAATGAGCGGTGCCCAGAATCCGGTGCCGGCAATCCAGTCTCGGAGTTTTTCAGGTTGCAGGTAATCGGCGGCACCGGTCATTTTCAAGGTGACGATGGCGGCGATCAGCAGGGCTAAGACAATGACTTGGCCAAGACGGCTTTTTTTCTTTTGTTCTGTAGTGGTCATGCGACGGTCTCCACGAACGCGACAGGCGATCTGCTTTCTGGCGCGTTTTTTTAGTTGCAGGCGGTTCATATAGCGTTTGAGTGAGCCGGGGCTTTTCTGCTTGCGATCCAGAGCGGTGAGTGGATCAAAAACAATATCCAGCACATGGCTCGCTGAAGCTTCGGGGCGCAGGGCGTCAACGCAGCCGGCGCAGTAGCTGACAACCAGACGTTGATCAGCCTGATCGGCGCGACGCTGGCGCCAACTCAGCGCCAGCTCTTTGTCTTCGGCCATCACGCATCCCCCTTCACCGCAGCATAGTGCTGTCTTTCGGGTGTTTTTCATCTCCTGACATTCCAGGCCAACCTTGTCGATCAGGGAACGAACCGCCTCATGGACGTGGGGTTCTCCGCGGCTGACGCAGGGGTCGTGAATGGTAATCGTTCCTGTGGTGTCTGGACGGGACGGCAAAATGGTCGTATCGAGAACCTCGTACACCGAGCGGCAGTTCATTTCCGGAGCATAGCGTTTGAACACCTGATAGCAGTTGGGGCAGGCCGTGATCACGGTGTTGACCCCATTGTTTTCCAGAAACGCTCGGAGAGGAAAGAATTTTTCGTTGAAGCGGTCAACGTCGCCCAGATCGTGAGAAGGCTTGGTGCAGCAATCCAAGACCAGTCCAAGGCTGGGTTGCTCTGAACGCAGATGCTGATACAGCTCCCAGGTGCGTTCCGGTCGGCTGCCGGTCAAGGCACAGCCGGGGAAGAAGACGCTGGTGCAGTTGGCGGGCAAGGCATAATGACTGAAGGCCTTTGACGTGCCGATCGATTCGTAAAAGCGCAGTCCGCCATATTTTTTTAAGTGCTCCGGGTGCTCGACAATGTAATGACGTCGCATGGACAAAAAGTATTGGTCCAGAGGCAGTTCGGCCGGGCAGACAACATTGCACAGCCCACAAAGACTGCAGGAAAAGGCGAGTTTCCCCTGTTGCGAATCCTGCTCATAGAGCTGTTGAATGGCTGCCGGAGAGCCGTAGCGTTTCAGAAAGGCGCATTGGCGCAGGCAGGCTCCGCAGTCGCTGCAACCATCAACCAGAACGGCAAGATCTCTGTGATCCGGAGAACGTTCAGCTAAACGTGTCATAAGTCCTCTTGTCTTCGTGAACGACCGGTGATCAAGGCTGCTTTTTGAACGTGTTCCACTCTTCCGTGCCACCTTCAAAGTTGATGGCCGAGGGCAATCCGGCGAGTTCATGAACCATCCAGGCGTAACCGGAACGGATGCCGCCGGTGCAGTAGTAAACCACCGGCTTGCTCAGGTCGATGCCCTTTTTCTTCAGCAGACTTTTGAACGCTTGTGCGTCAATGGCCCGGTTGTCTTCGCCCTGATACAGCTCTTTCCAGTCAAGATGAATGGCGTTGGGCAGGTGCCCTGGCAACCACTCCATCCAGTAGTTGCGTGTATCAACCAGGGTGATGTGATCTTTTCTGGCGTCAATCTCTGCGGCGCTGATCTGTAACTGGGGTTGCACTGACGCCTGATAGGTGACTTCTGTCGCGGGAGTTACGGTGGTGACCAGAGGCAGTTGGGCGGATTGCCAGGCCTGAACACCGCCGTCGAGGATATAGACCGGCCCCTGATGGCCCAGCCACGCCAGCAGCCAGGCTGCCCAGCCTTCGCCTCCCCAACTGGTGTCAGCATCGCCGTAGATCAGTACCGCCGATGTTTCGGAGATCCCCATATGGCCCAGCGCTTTGGTCAGTTCGTCCTGCGGTGCGATTCGATAGTTGACGCCGTCACTGTCGGGTCTGGTATAGTCCTCCCAGCTTAACGAATGCGCTCCGGCAATATGGCCCTGCTGGTATTGCGCCAGAGGCCGGGCATCAAGAATCGCCAGATCCTGCAGTTGTTGTGAACCGCGCTGGACATCGAGACGCTGCAGTGAAAAAGCAGACGCATACTGAGTGGTGGATATGAGCATAAGGCACATCAATAACAGAGTTAAAGCCGGGGATAAAGTCGTTTTTGTCAGCACTGCTTTTGCGGTGTGCATGGTTCTTTTCTCCTATGGTGTTCTGTCGAGCGCGGTTGATCTGCGACTGTTTTTGCCTGAGCTTGTCGCCTGTTCCGCACTCGTTGTTGTCTGTGTCAGTGTCTTGTTACTGATCCCCTGTGGGTATCAAAATCGTCGTGTCAGTGTATTTATTCTGTTGATGGCCGCGCTGTTCCGCTTGCTGTTTGTCGCTGCGGCTCCCCAGCTTTCCGATGATGTTTATCGCTATCTGTGGGATGGCCTGCAACTGCTGCAAGGCCATAATCCCTATGCGTTGGCGCCGCAGCAAGTGGTGACGCTATCGGCACCGCTTGCCACGTTACAGAGCCAGATCAATCATCCTCATCTGGTGACAATTTACCCGCCTGCCGCCCAACTTTTTTTTGCTCTGGCCGGAGGTCAACTTCTTGGATTCAAGCTGCTCTGCATCCTGGTTGATCTCGGCAGTTGCATTTTGTTGGCGGGGCTGTTGCGCCGCTTGAACCGCTCGCCCTGGTGGCTGACGATTTATGCCTGGCATCCTCTGGTTGTGCTGGAATGCGCGGGTTCCGGTCATATCGATGTTTTGGCGGTCTTCTTTGTCCTTGCCGCCCTGACCATGGCCCTTTCCACACGTCGCTATGCCGGGTGGTACAGCGGAGTTCTGGTGATGCTGGCGGTGTTGACCAAAGTCTTTCCGGTGATTTTTGCACCGTTTTTATGGCTGATGTTGCCCACCGACCAGCGTCGTGGCTTTGTGGTCGGCGCTGTCACCACGGCCATGGTTTTGCTCGGAGCCTTTGCTCCCGCGATTATCAACGGGGTGGAGACCTTGACTACCTATTCCCGCCATTGGGAGTTTTCCGGCTTTACTTTTCAGCAATTGCGTCTGTGGCTGCATTCCGGTGATCAAGCCCGGTTGCTGCTGGCAACGCTGTTTGGTTTAACTCTTGTTGTCGCCTGGTGGCGACTGAAAAGCATACAACCGTTTGACCCGTGGTCCGTGGTGCGCACCTTGATGGCGCTGGTGCTGGTTTTTCTGCTACTGACCCCGACACTGCATCCCTGGTACGCCTTGTATCTGGTGGCGTTTGCCACATTGGTGCCCCATCCGGCGGCACTGGTGCTGAGCTGGAGTGTCTTACTCAGCTATCAGGTGGTCTCGCACTATCATCTCACCGGCGTTTGGCAGGAACGGGCTGATCTGTCTTTTTATATCTGGCTGGCACCTTTACTGGCTTTGTTGGCCAGTGCGGTCTTTTCCCGTCTCAGCAGGCGGGCAAACAGCTGACCTCGACTGCGCCATGCTTCACGGGCGACCACCCAGAGGATTTTACTCCCCGCTTGTAACACCCCTTTGGCCGTACGACTGATTTTTGATTCTCCGGCGAGTCGCGGCAGGTACGTGACCGGAATTTCGCGGATGCTCAAGGTGTGCTGCAGGGCTTTGATCTGCATCTCAATGGTCCAGCCGAAATTGCAGTCTTTCATGTCTAATTGTTGCAGGGCGTCCCAGCGCAGCACCCGCATGGGGCCGAGGTCCTGATAGCTCCCGCCCCAGATCAGACTGATCAACAGCGTGGCCAGCCCGTTGCCGAAGCGTTGCTGCGGGCTGAGTGCCTGGCGATTTTTGGGAATCCGCTGGGCGAGGACCAGATCGCGTTGCTCGCTGACGAGGGTTTCAATCAGGTGGGCCAATTCGCGGTGGTTGTCGCTACCATCGCCATCGGCGAAAGCGACCAGCTCAGGGGGATTCTGTTTAAGAAATTCAATTCCCGCCAGACACGCCTGACCATACCCCTGACGCGGTTCAGAAACCACAGTCGCACCGTGGTAACGGGCAATCTTAGCGGTTGAATCGGTGGAACCGTTGTCGACAACAATAACCTGCTGGATGTTTGGGGGGATGTTTTTAAAAACCTGAGGCAGTGATTCGGCTTCGTTGCGAGCCGGAATGATCAGTGCAATGGTGTTGCTCTGGGAGTGTAGCATAATGAATCAATCCGCCCGGAGTGCGCTGTGGCACTCCGGGCGATCCTCTTAAAACAAGGTTGTTGCCACAGCCAGGGACCAGGTGTCCCCTTTGGTAGTACTGGCACCGTACAGCTCTTTGAAGTAACTGGCTTCAAGGGAGAAGCGCGAAGTGATCTTGTATCCCACAGTCATTTCCAGTTTGCCCAGATCAACTTCGTAAGGGTTGGAATCGACCTCGGTGAATTTGCCCTCGGGACCGTCATCGCCGTTGCCGACATTGGCTGTGCCATCGAGTTTGGTCCGTGCGTACAGGGCTTTGGTGATGTCAACGCCAGCTTCAATCAGGTAACGGAATTCATCGCCGTATTGCTGAGTTCGCCAGTTATAGCCTGCTTCGACATTAAAATAACCGGGAATCAGAGGGTAAAGCGATTGACCGTATTGCAGGCGCAACTCAAAGTCGTCTTGTCCGTCACCCAACTGAATGTCCGTGCCGAGATTCTGGTCTTTTTCGTCATAGGCTTCACCGGTCTTATACAGGGCTTGCAGTGACAGAACGCCGTTGCTGGTCTGCATAAGACGGTAACGCAGGCCGAATTTAATATCGGCCAGACCGGATGCTCTGGCGGTATTGTCGACACCGCTGTCAAAAGGAACGAGTTCGCCTTCAACCAAACTGCGACCATTGCTCTGGTAAGTCCATTCGGTCTCTTTATAGTCAAACGAACCGATCAGGGTCAGGTTGTCGAGCAGGCCGTATTCGGCATAAACCGACCAAGTTTGTTCGTCGTAATCAAAGTCACGACGTTTGTTTTTGTACACATCGTTGGGCGCGTAAGCTTCTGTGCTGCCATCTTCATAAAAATAGCGGTTGGCTTCATATTCGCTGTACGCCACTCGGGTGTAAAGTTTGCCTTCGGGCATTGTCCAGGCACCGGCCCACAGTTGGGTGGCGGCACACAGCAGCAGTGTGACGGCAACCGCTGTGATTGTGGTCAGACGTGCAGAGTTCATGTTCTTTTCCTCCTAAAAAATAGAATGCATGGTCCTCTGGGGTTGATCATGGCAGAATGAGGACGTTTACGTAATGGCTACAGCTTTTACGATGTTTTATATTGGCAAGTCCAATAGATATAGATAATGTCTATTCCTGAATACATCAGAAAAATCGATTATCTATCTATCAAAAACTGTGATACAAACACGCGTTATGAGAATTTTGACTGATATTTTAACAACTTTGCACTTTGTCGCTATGGCCGGGCTGGCCTGTTATGGACTGCATCGTTTATGGATGTTGCGGCATTGGCTTCTTTTATCACGCCAACCAAAACAGCCTTTGTTGTGGCTGGATGATGAAAACTGTCCCGTTGTGACCGTTCAGTTGCCGCTGTATAACGAGCGCTTTGTGGCGCAGCGTCTCATCGAAGCAACCGCTCAGCTCGACTGGCCGAATGATCGACTACAGATTCAGGTGCTCGATGATTCCAATGACGAGACCTGTGGCGTGGTCGATGCTGCTGTGGCGCACTGGCAGGCATTGGGCGTGGATATCGAAGTGCTGCGTCGTGACAGCCGTCAAGGGTATAAAGCCGGTGCGCTGGCCGCAGCGACATCGAAGGCACGCGGAGAATTTCTCGCTGTGTTCGATGCTGATTTTATCCCTGAAAGTGATTTTTTGCGGCGTACCATGGCGAATTTCACTCAACCGGAGATCGGCATGGTTCAGGCGCGCTGGGGCTTTCTCAATCGCGAGCAAAGTTGGCTGACCCAGTTGCAGGCGATTTTGCTCGGTCCCCATTTCGGCATTGAGCATAGGGTGCGCTGTCATCAGGGCTTGTTTTTCAATTTTAATGGCACTGCCGGGGTCTGGCGACGCCAGACGATTGTTGATGGCGGCGGCTGGCAGGCGGATACGGTGACGGAAGATCTCGATCTGAGTTATCGCTGTCAAATGAAGGGCTGGAAGTTCTGCTACGTTGATGATGTGGTTGTGCCGTCGGAGTTGCCGGTGACTCTGGGCGATTTTCGCGGTCAGCAGCAACGCTGGGCCAAGGGCTCCATGCAGACGGCGCGTAAAATTCTGCCGCTGGTGCTCCGTTCCCGTCAGTCACGCGGCGTAAAAATTGAGGCGATGGCCCATCTGCTGGCCAACCTCGGCTGGTTGTGTGCCGCCATTGCCAGCATTACGCTCTACCCGGCACTGTTGTCGCGTTCGACGCTGCATCTGTGGCAGATTTTGGCGATTGATGTGCCGTTGTTCCTGCTCGCCAGCTTGGCGATCCTGAGCTATTTCTTTCTCTACGCCTATCGTGAGATCGGTTGGAAAGCGGCGCTGTGGGTGCCGGTTCTGCCACTGCTGACCTTGGGGATGGCACCCAGCTTGGCCTGGGCGGCACTCTGTGGCCTCTTTCAGCGCGGTGGCGTGTTTAACCGCACGGCCAAATACGGTACCTCCAATCAAACTCCGGTGAAACGACTGCTGCCGGTGTACAGCCACAAATCCTACCGGGTGCTGTGGGTCAATGGTGCTCTGGTGCTCTACTCGATCCTGCCCGTCGTCCTGACCATTCAAAATCACAACTGGCTGGCGTTGCCCCTGGTTGGTCTGTTTCCTCTCGGGTTTTTCCTGGTCTTTGTCAAAGACTTTCTCGAAATCCGTCACAACCTCTAACAGGCTGTTAAAAAACAGCCTGTGACGCCCATGCAAGGGGCTTTTTCAACACCCTGCGAACTTTCCGTTTAATCAACGACTGGTCGTCAGCAATTTGGCGGCCAGGGCAATGAACACCACGGCGCTGAGGCGGTCCAGAGTCCGTCGTGCGCCATTGTGACGTTGCAGGTAGTGGCCGATGCTGCCGGACAACGTGGCAATCAATCCGAAAACCACAATCGTTGCAAGAATGAACAGAGCGCCAAGCAGCAGCAGTTGTTGACGTATTGGTCCCATGTCCGG comes from the Desulfuromonas acetoxidans DSM 684 genome and includes:
- a CDS encoding GPMC system transcriptional regulator, whose amino-acid sequence is MTSSGLGYSADIHKINSYGKENLEEILHVIAETSNRLTQQNRCRIYLEDLTSGSLSCAMATGLNNEELQNYSFPINSSSYPISSVYASQEETSLEDTTLSRRYNCELESRFQIASSYMLPILRENRAMGVLCVDSGRHQLPTDQQRRDLVAFMTQVATTLDQARKYHQQLLLARQVDQQKKREAAFSMMKSAVRLVDNLSLASVLIPSPKSADSDEEGLQILASYSQERDDRKVYEDEQLISLSKGESLLSRYIADNGIIIDDRFLEPMYIPNLQSEDLQKRYLTEQLGLQSLYVVPRYEASTKRILCVVNYYTDKSYTFNEFEQRLLEAHAEMAERVIQEIGGEHMEIQVLAEINDLLQERFEGLQPFLSRVLSKATELIGADTGSIAVVREQEDGRWLVVEDASDTLIGAKSKEWRKKNIPPIRIGGYELPPDQRSLTGYAAHSSHTQLIVNTDDIKDQGGFYLDLANNIKSELAVPVISEDKVLAVICLNSFRSYYFTEEHKRILQIVGRMISRYLADLQQIEALTGEVQHLRSDVGYKDPSISSYKLGNIIGNSEKAKQMVKFIQTVTPPIFSRLASWNQKNIEEATLGLPSILITGDTGSGKEFLFNNIYSRLNEMYQTQLNPRSELPVKKSNIAAYSGELTYSELFGHKRGAFTGAHTDRKGILEEAHGGVVFLDEIGDADPKTQVQLLRFLDNGGFVRLGDNTTRYSRVLLIAATNKNLHQLIQEGLFREDLYHRLSELTVEVPSLNERRDDIADLSIHFLGKLYRVYKRGEDPNDTPALSVAAQQVLKEHHYQGNMRELRSILLRALFFRQGRVIGPGDIRRALESAPASEAAAPIGNVTEKTANTIFTAIINDQDDFWSAVYAPYSAHQISRDVVATVIHLARERGASTMPRIAAMLKACDPRSDNDNERKTFYKFKNFLYKTIRIT
- a CDS encoding glycosyltransferase family 87 protein produces the protein MSIRHINNRVKAGDKVVFVSTAFAVCMVLFSYGVLSSAVDLRLFLPELVACSALVVVCVSVLLLIPCGYQNRRVSVFILLMAALFRLLFVAAAPQLSDDVYRYLWDGLQLLQGHNPYALAPQQVVTLSAPLATLQSQINHPHLVTIYPPAAQLFFALAGGQLLGFKLLCILVDLGSCILLAGLLRRLNRSPWWLTIYAWHPLVVLECAGSGHIDVLAVFFVLAALTMALSTRRYAGWYSGVLVMLAVLTKVFPVIFAPFLWLMLPTDQRRGFVVGAVTTAMVLLGAFAPAIINGVETLTTYSRHWEFSGFTFQQLRLWLHSGDQARLLLATLFGLTLVVAWWRLKSIQPFDPWSVVRTLMALVLVFLLLTPTLHPWYALYLVAFATLVPHPAALVLSWSVLLSYQVVSHYHLTGVWQERADLSFYIWLAPLLALLASAVFSRLSRRANS
- a CDS encoding VTT domain-containing protein, with the translated sequence MTRLAERSPDHRDLAVLVDGCSDCGACLRQCAFLKRYGSPAAIQQLYEQDSQQGKLAFSCSLCGLCNVVCPAELPLDQYFLSMRRHYIVEHPEHLKKYGGLRFYESIGTSKAFSHYALPANCTSVFFPGCALTGSRPERTWELYQHLRSEQPSLGLVLDCCTKPSHDLGDVDRFNEKFFPLRAFLENNGVNTVITACPNCYQVFKRYAPEMNCRSVYEVLDTTILPSRPDTTGTITIHDPCVSRGEPHVHEAVRSLIDKVGLECQEMKNTRKTALCCGEGGCVMAEDKELALSWRQRRADQADQRLVVSYCAGCVDALRPEASASHVLDIVFDPLTALDRKQKSPGSLKRYMNRLQLKKRARKQIACRVRGDRRMTTTEQKKKSRLGQVIVLALLIAAIVTLKMTGAADYLQPEKLRDWIAGTGFWAPLIFMVLYTAAPALFLPGLPLTILGGILFGPFWGVVYTITGATAGACVAFLVARYLGRDWIRSKLTAPRWQKLDEDVARNGWKVVAFTRLIPLFPFNLLNYAFGLTNIRFSHYALTSFICMLPATIAFISLSSSLGELIKGQVSKEFIIGIILVVALSLLPMWWKKRQGKRREEQ
- a CDS encoding sulfurtransferase; its protein translation is MLISTTQYASAFSLQRLDVQRGSQQLQDLAILDARPLAQYQQGHIAGAHSLSWEDYTRPDSDGVNYRIAPQDELTKALGHMGISETSAVLIYGDADTSWGGEGWAAWLLAWLGHQGPVYILDGGVQAWQSAQLPLVTTVTPATEVTYQASVQPQLQISAAEIDARKDHITLVDTRNYWMEWLPGHLPNAIHLDWKELYQGEDNRAIDAQAFKSLLKKKGIDLSKPVVYYCTGGIRSGYAWMVHELAGLPSAINFEGGTEEWNTFKKQP
- a CDS encoding glycosyltransferase family 2 protein translates to MLHSQSNTIALIIPARNEAESLPQVFKNIPPNIQQVIVVDNGSTDSTAKIARYHGATVVSEPRQGYGQACLAGIEFLKQNPPELVAFADGDGSDNHRELAHLIETLVSEQRDLVLAQRIPKNRQALSPQQRFGNGLATLLISLIWGGSYQDLGPMRVLRWDALQQLDMKDCNFGWTIEMQIKALQHTLSIREIPVTYLPRLAGESKISRTAKGVLQAGSKILWVVAREAWRSRGQLFARLLRREKTALANKASKGASQI
- a CDS encoding glycosyltransferase, which encodes MRILTDILTTLHFVAMAGLACYGLHRLWMLRHWLLLSRQPKQPLLWLDDENCPVVTVQLPLYNERFVAQRLIEATAQLDWPNDRLQIQVLDDSNDETCGVVDAAVAHWQALGVDIEVLRRDSRQGYKAGALAAATSKARGEFLAVFDADFIPESDFLRRTMANFTQPEIGMVQARWGFLNREQSWLTQLQAILLGPHFGIEHRVRCHQGLFFNFNGTAGVWRRQTIVDGGGWQADTVTEDLDLSYRCQMKGWKFCYVDDVVVPSELPVTLGDFRGQQQRWAKGSMQTARKILPLVLRSRQSRGVKIEAMAHLLANLGWLCAAIASITLYPALLSRSTLHLWQILAIDVPLFLLASLAILSYFFLYAYREIGWKAALWVPVLPLLTLGMAPSLAWAALCGLFQRGGVFNRTAKYGTSNQTPVKRLLPVYSHKSYRVLWVNGALVLYSILPVVLTIQNHNWLALPLVGLFPLGFFLVFVKDFLEIRHNL